Within Vannielia litorea, the genomic segment CGACGCGCGCGAGCGCCGCCTTGCGGTCCGCAAAAAGGTCGTCCCCCGCCACCGTCACCGCGCCCTGCGTCGGCGCGATCAGCCCCGCCAGCAGCCGCGCCAGCGTGCTCTTGCCCGAGCCGTTGCGCCCGACGATCCCGATCCGGCGCTCGCCCAGCGCCAGCGTCAGGAGCTGGAGAATCTCCCGCCCCGCCACGCCGTAGCCCGCTTCTTCAAGCCGTATCTCGCCCATCGCACCCTCTTTTGCCGGCCCGCCCTAGCCCGAAACGGCCCGCAATGTAAGGCCCTGCCCGGCCGCAAAACCCACCAAAACAATCGGAATTGACTTACCCAAGCATTTCACTAAGAATTGCCCCGACTCCCAGCCACCCCACCCAAGGGCCAGCCCGGACACGTCGAAAACCGGAGACCCCAGCGAACAGGTGGACCCATGAGAAACGCGACCCCGAGTGACCCGTATTCATCCCTTCTCCAGAGTTTCTTCTACCGCCACTACGGTGCCGGCGAAGCCCGGCTTTTTTGCCGCATCGTCGGGGAGGCGCGGGCATGAACGCGCATGTGACCGCGCCCGCCACCTCCCTGCCCCTGCACGACGCCCGCACCCTCACCCAGGGCGGCATCCAGGCGATGATCGATCTCGACGGGCAGACGTATTTCCTGCGGATCACCCGCGCCGGCAAGCTGATCCTCACCAAGTGAAGCACGCCGTCCTCCCCACCCCGCGCGGGGCCGCACCCGTGGGCCGGGTCTCGGAGCTGACCCCCGCCGAGCGCGCCGCCGTCACCT encodes:
- the hemP gene encoding hemin uptake protein HemP — translated: MNAHVTAPATSLPLHDARTLTQGGIQAMIDLDGQTYFLRITRAGKLILTK